The genomic region TCCGACTACTCGGGGCCGCTCGCCGCGCTCGCTCAAGTCGTCTCGCCCGAGCCGGTGTTGAGCGAGGAGCTGCTGGCGCTCGCGCGGGCCGTCGCCGATCGGTATGCGGGGAGTCTTGCCGATGTGCTGCAGCTGGCCGTGCCGCCGCGCAACGCGAGGGCCGAGCAGAAGCCGTCACCCGAGCCGCTGCCGGTTCCCGAGGCGCCAGGTGCGGGGTCCTGGGCCCGGTATTCGCGGGGGCCCGCGTTCGTCGAGTCGCTCGCGGGGGGTGGGGTGCCCCGGGCCGTGTGGAACGCGCTGCCCGGGCCCGGCTGGGCCGAGGAGCTGGCGCGGGCCGTGGGCGCGACACTCGCCTCGGGCCGTGGCGCGCTGGTCGTCGTGCCGGACGGGCGGGCCGTCAACCGGGTCGATGCCGCGCTGACCTCGGTACTGGGAGAGGGGCGGCATGCCGTACTCACCGCCGAGGCCGGACCCGAGAAGCGGTACCGGCAGTGGCTCGCGGTGCGGCGTGGTTCCGTACGGGCTGTCGTGGGGACCCGGGCCGCCATGTTCGCGCCCGTGCGGGACCTGGGGCTCGTGGCCATGTGGGACGACGGGGACGGCAGCCACAGCGAGCTGCACGCGCCTCAGCCGCATGCGCGGGAGGTGCTGTTGCTGCGGACCGCGCACGAGAAGTGCGCGTTCCTGCTGGGAAGTTGGAGCTGCACCGTCGAGGCCGCGCAGCTCGTGGAGAGTGGCTGGGCGGCGCCGATCGTCGCCGAGCGGGAGCAGGTGCGGGGGGCGGCTCCGCTCGTACGGACAGTGGGCGACGGGGATCTCGCGCGCGACGAGGCGGCGCGGGCCGCACGGCTGCCCACCCTCGCCTGGCAGGTCGTACGGGAGGGGCTGAAGCACGGGCCTGTACTGGTGCAGGTGCCGCGGCGTGGCTATGTGCCGCGGATGGCCTGTGCGCAGTGCCGGGCGGCTGCTCGGTGCCGGCACTGTGCCGGGCCGTTGGAGGGGCAGGACGCCGGCGGGCTGCGGTGCGGGTGGTGCGGGAGGGACGAGGCGGCGTGGAGCTGTCCCGAGTGCGGGGGGTTCCGGCTGCGGGCGCAGGTCGTGGGGGCGCGGCGGACCGCCGAAGAACTCGGGCGGGCCTTTCCGGCCGTCCCTGTGCGGACGTCGGGGCGCGAGCAGGTTCTGGACACGGTGCCGGGGGCGCCCGCGCTGGTCGTGAGCACGCCGGGCGCGGAGCCCGTCGCCGAGGGCGGGTACGCGGCGGCGCTGCTGCTCGACGGCTGGGCGATGCTGGGGCGGCCCGATCTGCGGGCCGGCGAGGACGCGCTGCGGCGGTGGATCGGGGCGGCGGCGCTGGTGCGGGGGCAGCGGGACGGCGGGACCGTGGTGGTCGTCGCCGAGCCGACGTTGCGGCCGGTGCAGGCGCTGGTGCGGTGGGACCCGGTGGGGCACGCCGTCCGTGAGTTGGCCGAGCGCGCCGAGTTGGGCTTTCCGCCCGTGTCGCGGATGGCTGCCGTGTCCGGTACGGCGGAGGCACTCGCCGGTTTCCTGGCCGCGGTCGAACTGCCGCGTGAGGCTGAGGTGTTGGGGCCTGTGCCGGTGCCTCCGGCGGATCCCGGGCGGCCGCGGCGGACCGGGGCGCCACCGGCCGGCGAGCCGTGGGAGCGGGTGCTGATCAGGGTGCCGCCGGGGAAGGGGGCCGCGTTGGCCTCCGCGTTGAAGAGCGCGCAGGCGGCTCGGATGGCGCGTGGAGGGAGTGGGGGGAGTGGCGGCAGCGGGGGGAGCGATGTGGTGCGGATTCGGGTTGATCCGCCTGATATTGGGTGACTGTTTGGTGTGGGTGGCCGTGGCCTCTTCTCCTGGGGGCCGGGGCCGAGGTTGAGGTCGGTGAGGCCGCCGGATGTTGTCGGTTGTCCGTTTGCGGGTGCGGGTGCGGGTGCGGGTGCGGGTGCGCGGATACGGGTCTGCCCCCGAGGCTTGTCGGGGGCAGACAGGTGAGTGAGGGATCAGCCGTTGCGCGGGCCCGGGAAGGCGCTCGGCCTGATGATGTCCTCGCGGAGCGTGGGGCTGCCCGCGGTCGGCTGGGTGGGCATCGGCATCGGCATGGAGCGGGCCGCGGGGACCGTGGGAAGGCCGGTGTTGACGGCGACCGTGCGGGAGGAGCCCGACGGTTCCGTGGCGCGCTCGGCCTCGGCTGCCGCCTGGGCAGCGGCCCGGCGGGCGCCGTAACGTCGGTGCACCGCCTGTTTGGTGACCCCCAGCGCCGAGCCCACCGCGTCCCACGAGAAGCCCAGTGAACGGTCGAAGTCCACGGCGGCCGTGACCAGGGTCTCGACACTGTCCCGCAGCTCCTGGGCGAGGCGGACGGTCGGGGCGGGAGCGCGTCCGTAGACGACGAAGCCCGTGGACGGGCCGGAGCGGCGCGGGCGGTAGACGTTGCCCAGCTGGGCTGTCAGCGTGCGCAGTGCGTCCACCTGCCGGCGGACCCGCTCGATGTCCCGCACCAGCAAGTGCAGGCTGGCCCGAGCCTGGGCGTCGTGGGTTGCGTGGTCGGCCATGAACAAGCCTCTCGAACCGGCGTTGAAAAGGACCGGGCCGCGAGTGCGGCCCGTTTTGGTCAACTCTTACTTGACCAACGCGTTTCAGGGTGAGTGGTCACGCTTCAGGGGCGTGGGGGCATATGCGTACGCCCCCGGCGGCTGGGCGTGCGCTCGCATCGGCCTTTGCCCCGCGCGCCTTCGGTCCCGGGGCGAGTGTTCTCGTCCGTGCCGTCCGTGCCGTCCGTACCCGTCCATGCGGTGGCCGTCGGGTCCGTATCGCCCGGCGCCCCATAGACTGGTGCGCTGCCCGACACGAATCCGCCCGAGAGGCCGACTGCCACCCATGAAGCTCGTCTTCGCCGGTACCCCCGAGGTCGCCGTTCCCGCTCTGGACGCCCTGATCGCCTCCGGGCGGCATGAGGTGGCCGCCGTCGTCACCCGGCCCGACGCGCCGGCGGGGCGGGGGCGGAGGCTCGTCGCGAGCCCCGTCGCCGAGCGTGCGGCGGAAGCCGGGATCGAGGTGCTGAGGCCGGTGAAGCCGCGGGACGAGGCGTTTCTCGCCCGGCTGCGGGAGATCGCGCCGGACTGCTGCCCCGTGGTCGCCTACGGTGCGTTGTTGCCCCGGGTCGCGCTCGACATCCCCGCCCAGGGCTGGGTCAATCTGCACTTCTCGCTGCTGCCCGCCTGGCGTGGGGCGGCCCCTGTGCAGCACGCGATCATGGCCGGGGACGAGATCACCGGGGCCTCCACCTTCCTCATCGAGGAGGGGCTCGACTCCGGGCCCGTATACGGGACGGTCACCGAGGTGGTGCGGCCCACCGACACCAGCGGGGATCTGCTGACGCGGCTGGCCTTCGCGGGAGCCGGGCTGCTCTCCGCGACCATGGACGGGATCGAGGACGGCACGCTGAAGGCTGTGCCGCAGCCGGGGGACGGCGTCACGATGGCGCCGAAGATCAGCGTCGAGGACGCGCACGTGGACTGGGCCGCGCCCGCGCTTCGCGTCGACCGGGTCGTACGCGGGTGCACGCCCGCGCCGGGGGCGTGGACCGTGTTCCGGGGGGAGCGGCTCAAGTTGATTCAGGTTGCGCTTGCTCCTGAGCGGACGGATCTTGCTCCGGGGGCTTTGGGCGTCGGCAAGA from Streptomyces sp. NBC_00878 harbors:
- a CDS encoding primosomal protein N' encodes the protein MSSADGRGEGGAEGAPPEQLALIRDAVRKAPRAKPRTWRGAAVAKELPVARVLVDKGMLHLDRYFDYAVPEELDADAQPGVRVRVRFGAGRHRVREGRREGGGLIDGFLVERLAESDYSGPLAALAQVVSPEPVLSEELLALARAVADRYAGSLADVLQLAVPPRNARAEQKPSPEPLPVPEAPGAGSWARYSRGPAFVESLAGGGVPRAVWNALPGPGWAEELARAVGATLASGRGALVVVPDGRAVNRVDAALTSVLGEGRHAVLTAEAGPEKRYRQWLAVRRGSVRAVVGTRAAMFAPVRDLGLVAMWDDGDGSHSELHAPQPHAREVLLLRTAHEKCAFLLGSWSCTVEAAQLVESGWAAPIVAEREQVRGAAPLVRTVGDGDLARDEAARAARLPTLAWQVVREGLKHGPVLVQVPRRGYVPRMACAQCRAAARCRHCAGPLEGQDAGGLRCGWCGRDEAAWSCPECGGFRLRAQVVGARRTAEELGRAFPAVPVRTSGREQVLDTVPGAPALVVSTPGAEPVAEGGYAAALLLDGWAMLGRPDLRAGEDALRRWIGAAALVRGQRDGGTVVVVAEPTLRPVQALVRWDPVGHAVRELAERAELGFPPVSRMAAVSGTAEALAGFLAAVELPREAEVLGPVPVPPADPGRPRRTGAPPAGEPWERVLIRVPPGKGAALASALKSAQAARMARGGSGGSGGSGGSDVVRIRVDPPDIG
- the fmt gene encoding methionyl-tRNA formyltransferase; its protein translation is MKLVFAGTPEVAVPALDALIASGRHEVAAVVTRPDAPAGRGRRLVASPVAERAAEAGIEVLRPVKPRDEAFLARLREIAPDCCPVVAYGALLPRVALDIPAQGWVNLHFSLLPAWRGAAPVQHAIMAGDEITGASTFLIEEGLDSGPVYGTVTEVVRPTDTSGDLLTRLAFAGAGLLSATMDGIEDGTLKAVPQPGDGVTMAPKISVEDAHVDWAAPALRVDRVVRGCTPAPGAWTVFRGERLKLIQVALAPERTDLAPGALGVGKNNVYVGTGSCAVELLWVQAQGKKPMRAADWARGVRIGSGEVVGG